In Dermochelys coriacea isolate rDerCor1 chromosome 16, rDerCor1.pri.v4, whole genome shotgun sequence, one genomic interval encodes:
- the EDF1 gene encoding endothelial differentiation-related factor 1 isoform X2: MSGGVEGAGGGGCAARRAESVGAMAESDWDTVTVLRKKGPSAAQAKSKQAILAAQRRGEDVETSKKWAAGQNKQHSITKNTAKLDRETEELHHDRVPLEVGKVIQQGRQSKGLTQKDLATKINEKPQVIADYECGRAIPNNQVLGKIERAIAFSRETACVALPVGCLQG; the protein is encoded by the exons ATGAGCGGCGGGGTGGAGGGCGCAGGAGGAGGAGGCTGCGCGGCGCGGCGGGCGGAGTCAGTCGGTGCCATGGCGGAGAGCGACTGGGACACGGTCACGGTGCTGCGCAAGAAGGGGCCGAGCGCGGCCCAGGCCAAGTCCAAGCAG GCAATCTTAGCAGCTCAGAGAAGAGGAGAAGATGTAGAGACCTCCAAGAAAT GGGCAGCAGGCCAAAACAAGCAGCATTCTATCACTAAGAACACAGCTAAGCTGGATCGGGAGACAGAGGAGCTGCACCATGACAGAGTCCCCCTTGAGGTGGGCAAAGTAATCCAGCAGGGCCGACAGAGCAAGGGCCTGACACAAAAGGATTTGGCCACG aaaataaatgaaaaaccaCAAGTTATTGCTGACTACGAATGCGGAAGAGCAATCCCCAACAACCAGGTTCTGGGCAAGATTGAAAGAGCCATCG CATTCTCTAGGGAAACAGCATGTGTTGCTCTGCCGGTAGGATGCTTGCAGGGTTGA